From Tiliqua scincoides isolate rTilSci1 chromosome 2, rTilSci1.hap2, whole genome shotgun sequence, the proteins below share one genomic window:
- the CEP78 gene encoding centrosomal protein of 78 kDa yields the protein MIDSVKIRRQCSLDFYSHYEHLCAVQGCIPITSVKAKKPYGTLDLNADRIKTPDWAPLLNAIRHTKTLTSIAIRSFHHQSPGDSGVERPGTHLRRRIPAIRSKDLTGQLCKAVKGCLTVSNALTNLELQGLLLRERDLMLLTKGLANASSLQSLSLAHSQVGDGGLEIICQSVKNSACIKSVDFTGCSLTWRGTEHLASILKHQAVIRHGEAWAESLRYRKPDLDCMAGLRRITLNCNTLIGDRGAAVLAEYLGEDLWLKALDLQQCGITSEGAKSLLEAFKTNTTLVILDIRKNPLVDHTLMKIIIEKVLMNANGVKPEYKWLPSPISKDIKSKPKKRTVVLGNGRKGKATIRIGFTSKKSVSPGKTTSCDQDSYAPKPLPPGAHGFLPWRTAERAKRHRASPLKSFHEFPLQIQAGIPVKVTVESASTSEAETDGAIEDVLCETGTTKSPEIIDLKQCRDLQMDYEECQLRLKEEQKARLTAEERIMELEMENTRLRNLNSSLSEVLHAQSVASTILEDEGVLGSIESSFQKFHAFLDLLKDAGLGQLAAMAGIDQSDFGLLRHPQMTSTLTKPVVTQREKSFEEERQEHMQHLQNAGSIPFPSLARFQSDLSPFQAVNNVLPATAEVQERQVTGPFQQSLWQDNEGKIEHWKTEEKASKNSQAISSEKNGQSVELEAQEPSMRQPVTYQHSFSDPSVHLYSGNSKQFSTWASENSKKLSSKKLPHTTSIAARGDQSIHQNDPSRSDTMESDSEIQESIHSISSL from the exons ATGATTGATTCAGTCAAAATAAGGAGACAGTGCAGCTTGGATTTTTACTCCCATTATGAGCACCTGTGTGCTGTTCAAGGCTGTATTCCTATAACATCCGTGAAAGCTAAGAAACCTTATGGTACTCTTGATTTAAATGCTGATCGCATTAAAACTCCTGATTGGGCACCTCTTCTGAATGCTATCAGACATACCAAGACATTGACTTCTATCGCCATCAGGAGTTTTCACCATCAGAGCCCTGGAGATTCAG GTGTTGAAAGACCAGGAACACATCTGAGAAGAAGAATTCCAGCTATTCGATCCAAAGACTTGACAGGTCAACTGTGTAAAGCTGTTAAAGGTTGTCTGACAGTATCAAATGCCCTGACAAATTTGGAACTACAGGGACTGCTTCTGAGGGAAAGAGACTTAATGTTATTAACAAAA GGGTTGGCTAATGCATCATCTTTACAGAGCCTGTCTTTAGCACACTCACAAGTTGGGGATGGAGGTTTGGAAA TAATCTGTCAAAGTGTGAAGAATTCAGCTTGCATCAAATCTGTAGACTTTACAGGATGCAGTTTGACCTGGCGGGGGACAGAACACTTGGCCAGTATCTTAAAG CACCAGGCGGTGATAAGACATGGTGAAGCTTGGGCCGAGAGTCTGCGTTACAGGAAACCTGATTTGGATTGCATGGCTGGCTTGAGGCGCATCACTCTCAATTGCAACACTCTTATAGGTGACCGAGGTGCTGCTGTGTTAGCAGAATACCTTGGAGAAGACCTATGGCTAAAAG CACTTGACTTGCAGCAATGTGGAATTACCAGTGAGGGAGCAAAATCACTCTTGGAAGCATTTAAGACTAATACAACACTAGTCATTCTTGACATCAGAAAGAATCCATTAGTAG atCATACTTTAATGAAGATTATAATTGAAAAAGTTCTCATGAATGCAAATGGAGTGAAGCCAGAG TACAAGTGGCTTCCATCTCCAATCTCAAAAGATATTAAAAGTAAACCCAAAAAAAGAACAGTTGTCTTGGGAAATGGCCGGAAAGGAAAAGCTACTATTCGTATTG gatTTACATCAAAAAAGTCTGTAAGTCCTGGTAAGACTACTTCATGTGATCAAGACAGTTATGCTCCAAAGCCATTGCCCCCAGGGGCACATGGCTTCCTGCCCTGGCGTACTGCAGAACGTGCAAAACGACATAG GGCTTCCCCTCTGAAGAGTTTCCATGAGTTTCCACTGCAAATCCAG GCTGGTATTCCAGTGAAAGTCACTGTGGAAAGTGCTTCTACATCTGAGGCTGAGACAGATGGTGCCATTGAAGATGTTTTGTGTGAAACAGGGACCACAAAGTCTCCAGAAATAATAGACTTAAAACAGTGCCGTGACTTACAG ATGGATTATGAAGAATGTCAGTTAAGATTAAAAGAAGAGCAAAAAGCAAGGTTAACTGCTGAAGAAAGGATAATGGAG CTGGAAATGGAAAACACCCGATTACGGAATCTAAACAGCTCTCTGTCAGAGGTTCTCCATGCACAATCAGTAGCCAGCACAATTCTGGAAGATGAAGGAGTTTTGGGTAGCATTGAGAGTTCTTTTCAAAAGTTTCATGCTTTTTTAGATCTTCTTAAAGATGCTGG ACTTGGACAGCTTGCAGCAATGGCTGGTATAGACCAATCAGATTTTGGCTTGTTGCGTCATCCCCAGATGACTTCTACACTAACTAAACCTGTTGTAACACAAAGAGAGAAATCCTTTGAAGAGGAAAGACAAGAACACATGCAGCATCTCCAA aatgCTGGATCTATTCCTTTTCCCAGTCTTGCCCGTTTTCAGTCTGACTTGTCTCCATTTCAAGCTGTAAATAATGTGCTACCTGCTACAGCAGAGGTACAGGAACGTCAGGTCACTGGTCCATTCCAGCAGAGCTTATGGCAAGACAATGAAGGTAAAATCGAACACTGGAAAACTGAAGAAAAGGCATCAAAAAACAGCCAGGCAATATCTTCTGAGAAGAATGGCCAGTCTGTGGAATTGGAAGCACAAGAGCCTTCTATGAGACAGCCAGTTACTTATCAGCATTCATTTTCGGATCCCAGTGTGCATCTCTATAGTGGGAACAGTAAGCAGTTCAGCACATGGGCTAGTGAAAATAGTAAAAAACTGTCTTCGAAAAAACTTCCCCATACTACAAGCATTGCTGCTAGAGGAGATCAAAGTATACATCAAAATGACCCTTCTAGAAGTGACACTATGGAGTCTGATTCTGAAATACAAGAAAGCATCCATTCTATTTCGAGCCTTTGA